The genome window CCGTACTTCGGCTTGGCGACGCCGCCGACCGCGGAGACGAACTCCTGCGCCAGCGGGGCGTCGAGGCCCGGGCGGGCGCCGTCGGCGCGGTCCACCACGGTGATGTCGTAGCCGGCGAAGAGCTCGTGCAGGTAGGCGATGGCCTCCTCCGAGCTGCGCGAGGGGGCGAACCGGTAGTTGATGTGCACCATCGCCTCGTCGGGGATGATGTTGCCCGCGACACCGCCGGAGACGCCGACCGCGTTCAGCCCCTCGCGGTACACCAGGCCGTCGACCTCCACGTCGCGGGCCGTGTAGCCCGCCAGCAGGTCGAGCACCGGCGCGATCTTGTGGATGGCGTTCTCGCCGACCCAGCCGCGCGCCGAGTGGGCGCGCACGCCGTACGCCCGCACCTCGACGCGGAGGTTGCCGTTGCAGCCGCCCTCCACGACGCCATTGCTCGGCTCGCCCAGGATCGCGAAGTCGCCGACGAAGAGGTCGGGACGGTTGCGGGCGAGGCGGCCGAGGCCGTTCAGCTCGGCGTTGACCTCCTCGTGGTCGTACCACATCCAGGTCACGTCGATGGCGGGGTCGGTGAGCTCGGCGGCGAGCTTGAGCTGCACGGCGACGCCGGCCTTCATGTCGACGGTGCCGCGGCCCCAGAGGTAGCGGACGCCGCCGTCCTCCTCGAACCGGGTCGGGAGGTTCTTGTTCAGCGGCACGGTGTCGATGTGGCCGGCGATCAGCGCGCGGCGCTCGCGGCCCAGGTTCGTGCGCGCGACGACGGTGTCGCCGTCGCGGATGATCTCCAGGTGCGGCAGCGGCGAGAGCGCCGCCACGATCGCGTCGGCGAGGGTCTTCTCGTTCCCGGACACCGACTCGATGTCGCAGATCTGCCGGGTGAGGTCGATGGACGTGGCGCTGAGGTCGAGAGGCACGCTACTAATCTAGGGGCATGCCTTCCGACTTTCCTGACGAGTCCGCCGCGTCCGCGAACGCCCGCTCCGCCTGGGGGTACGGCCTGGCCACGATCGCCGGCGACGGCACCGTGCTGGACACCTGGTTCCCCGAGCCGCAGCTGGGCCGCATCCCGGCCGGCCGGGAGCGCTGGATCGCCCCGGCCGAGTTCGAGGAGCTCGCCGGCGAGGACCCCCGCCGCAACGTCCGCATCGACATCGTGACGGAGGAGATCGACTTCGACGCCGCCCCCGCGTCCACGCCGGACGCGTACCTGCGCCTGCACCTGCTCTCGCACCTGCTCGCCCGCCCGAACACGGTGAACCTGGACGGGATCTTCGCGCACCTCCCGATCGTGGCGTGGACCAACGCCGGGCCGGTCCTCCCCGCGGATCTGGACCGCCTGCGGCCGACGCTGCAGCGCGTCGGCATCCACGTGACGGGGATCGACAAGTTCCCGCGCCTGCTCGACTACGTGACCCCGGACCGCGTCCGGATCGCCGACGCCTCCCGCGTGCGGCTCGGCGCGCACCTCGCGCCGGGGACGACCGTGATGCACGAGGGCTTCGTCAACTTCAACGCGGGCACGCTCGGCTCCTCGATGGTGGAGGGCCGCATCTCGCAGGGCGTCGTCGTCGGCGACGGCTCGGACATCGGCGGCGGCGCGTCCATCATGGGCACGCTCTCCGGCGGCGGCACCCAGCGCGTCGCGATCGGCGA of Leifsonia shinshuensis contains these proteins:
- the dapE gene encoding succinyl-diaminopimelate desuccinylase, whose product is MPLDLSATSIDLTRQICDIESVSGNEKTLADAIVAALSPLPHLEIIRDGDTVVARTNLGRERRALIAGHIDTVPLNKNLPTRFEEDGGVRYLWGRGTVDMKAGVAVQLKLAAELTDPAIDVTWMWYDHEEVNAELNGLGRLARNRPDLFVGDFAILGEPSNGVVEGGCNGNLRVEVRAYGVRAHSARGWVGENAIHKIAPVLDLLAGYTARDVEVDGLVYREGLNAVGVSGGVAGNIIPDEAMVHINYRFAPSRSSEEAIAYLHELFAGYDITVVDRADGARPGLDAPLAQEFVSAVGGVAKPKYGWTDVARFSALGIPAVNYGPGDPLKAHADDERVDVEQIVAVEAGLRAWLSGPGAR
- the dapD gene encoding 2,3,4,5-tetrahydropyridine-2,6-dicarboxylate N-succinyltransferase — protein: MPSDFPDESAASANARSAWGYGLATIAGDGTVLDTWFPEPQLGRIPAGRERWIAPAEFEELAGEDPRRNVRIDIVTEEIDFDAAPASTPDAYLRLHLLSHLLARPNTVNLDGIFAHLPIVAWTNAGPVLPADLDRLRPTLQRVGIHVTGIDKFPRLLDYVTPDRVRIADASRVRLGAHLAPGTTVMHEGFVNFNAGTLGSSMVEGRISQGVVVGDGSDIGGGASIMGTLSGGGTQRVAIGERALLGANSGIGISIGDDTVVEAGLYVTAGTKVVVVDGPVTADGRPQTVKAVELSGVPGLLFRRNSLTGAVEVLRRSGTGVELNAALHA